AAACGCCCTCAGAATTTGGTACCTCCCCCTTATTCTTCCACAATGTCAATATTAGCATGGAGTCAGTGTCCACTTCCACTTGGTTGATTTGGAGCCTTTCACATAGCTTTAGTCCATCTAGTAGAGCACGGACTTGGAAAAGCCTGCAATAAAATCACCCTCTGCACTTCGAAAACCCCACCCCGACCACATTGCCCTGGGTTACCCAAGCAACTACAGTCGATGTTTAATTTCACAAACCCTGGATTCTGTTTGGCCCACCTTAGAATAGTGGCTCTTGGTACTTCAGTAGGAGCAATAGAGATTCCAAGCTGACTTGTTCACCAGATTTTTTCCGGTACTTCGGATTGTGAGTGGTCCCCATTCTCTCAGCCAAAAGGCTCCTGATCTTGTGACACACTACTTCCACTGTCTCCAATTTACTTTCCATACGGGTTGGTAGCATGTTACATGATTATTTGTAGTTGTGGTTTAAGTATTATGTTTAAACCCAAtctttaaaaatgattatggtagaaGTCACCCCATCATTTTAACCATgatctttgttttatttgtttttgtgcaTAGCTGCTGGGTGAAAATTTATATCCACTGGTGGACCAGTTGGAACATGAGAATGCAGCAAAGGTGACAGGCATCCTACTGGAGATGGACCAGACTGAGGTTTTGCATTTATGGAATCACCAGAAGCCTTGAAAGTGAACGTTGCTGAGGCCATGGAGGTTTTGAGGAATGTCAATCAGCAGCAGCAATTAAATACACCCCAAATGACCAGATGGCTTCACTTTCGCTAAACGATGCCCTTGTTTCTTAGAGTTTGTAGGTGGGGGCGGTGGGGGCT
Above is a genomic segment from Juglans microcarpa x Juglans regia isolate MS1-56 chromosome 1D, Jm3101_v1.0, whole genome shotgun sequence containing:
- the LOC121249962 gene encoding LOW QUALITY PROTEIN: polyadenylate-binding protein 4 (The sequence of the model RefSeq protein was modified relative to this genomic sequence to represent the inferred CDS: inserted 1 base in 1 codon), which produces MQPQMLPRGRAYRYPPGRTMHDVSIAGVPEGMLFVPHDMGGIPFRDGTFSQPMATGALATALADATPEQQRTEFLLGENLYPLVDQLEHENAAKVTGILLEMDQTEVLHLXESPEALKVNVAEAMEVLRNVNQQQQLNTPQMTRWLHFR